A DNA window from Porphyromonas gingivalis ATCC 33277 contains the following coding sequences:
- a CDS encoding HlyD family secretion protein translates to MTDNKQRNIVFPAFLLLLGVIAVVTIVGFFMLRPAEEIIQGQIEATEYRVSSKVPGRIKELRVSEGQQVQAGDTLAVIEAPDVAAKMEQAKAAEAAAQAQNAKALKGARSEQIQAAYEMWQKAQAGVAIATKTHQRVQNLYDQGVVPAQKLDEATAQRDAAIATQKAAEAQYNMARNGAEREDKLAASALVDRARGAVAEVESYINETYLIAPRAGEVSEIFPKAGELVGTGAPIMNIAEMGDMWASFAVREDFLSSMNMGAVLETVVPALNEEKVRFKITFIKNMGTYAAWKATKTTGQYDLKTFEVKATLVDKDKAQKLRPGMSVIIRK, encoded by the coding sequence ATGACGGACAACAAACAACGTAATATCGTATTCCCGGCGTTTCTCCTCTTGCTGGGAGTCATCGCAGTGGTGACGATCGTTGGTTTTTTCATGCTCAGACCGGCCGAGGAGATTATCCAAGGACAGATAGAAGCGACCGAATACCGAGTGTCCAGCAAAGTGCCCGGGCGCATCAAGGAACTTAGGGTATCCGAGGGACAGCAGGTGCAGGCCGGCGATACCCTCGCCGTCATCGAAGCCCCCGACGTAGCGGCCAAGATGGAGCAGGCAAAGGCTGCCGAAGCAGCTGCACAGGCTCAGAACGCCAAGGCTCTCAAAGGAGCACGCAGCGAACAGATACAGGCAGCCTATGAGATGTGGCAGAAAGCTCAGGCCGGCGTAGCCATAGCGACCAAGACACACCAGCGCGTGCAGAACCTCTATGATCAAGGAGTGGTACCGGCTCAGAAGTTGGACGAAGCCACTGCCCAGCGCGATGCGGCCATCGCTACGCAAAAAGCGGCCGAAGCCCAGTACAATATGGCTCGCAACGGTGCCGAACGCGAAGACAAGCTGGCAGCTTCTGCCCTCGTCGATAGAGCGAGAGGAGCCGTCGCCGAGGTGGAGTCGTACATCAACGAAACCTACCTCATCGCCCCACGGGCAGGCGAAGTGTCGGAGATATTCCCCAAAGCCGGCGAACTCGTAGGTACCGGCGCACCTATCATGAATATCGCCGAGATGGGCGATATGTGGGCCAGCTTTGCCGTTCGTGAGGATTTCCTCAGCAGCATGAACATGGGAGCCGTTCTGGAGACTGTGGTGCCGGCTCTGAATGAAGAAAAAGTACGCTTCAAGATTACATTCATCAAGAACATGGGCACCTATGCTGCTTGGAAAGCGACCAAGACAACAGGACAGTACGACCTGAAGACCTTCGAGGTAAAGGCCACCCTTGTGGATAAAGACAAGGCACAAAAGCTACGCCCGGGTATGTCCGTGATCATACGCAAGTAA
- a CDS encoding TolC family protein has product MKRLIIAGVLACALWPVYGQRVLSVNECRRLALEHNRDLAISREKINAATNTRKAAFTSYLPELSATGTYLHNQKEVSLLSDEQKHKLQNLGTDLVTAIGQNPYITTAIQSILAQHPDLAPLIGSMMPQIAAQTSQGLNAFGTHLVDAVRTDTRNVYAGVLTLTQPLYVGGKIYAYNRITRYAEEIAHWQHKTGQQDVILATDQAYWQVVSLANKHRLAESYLELLTKLDNDVQKLIKEGLATRADGLNVSVKVNEAEMTLAKVEDGLSLSRMLLCQTIGLPLDEKITLADEGQEELPTAIVPAETDLQYTLDNRPELKSLALLEQISKQKIRLTRSEYLPSLAFVANYLVTNPSSFNGFENKFGGMWNVGVMLKVPIWHWGQGTHKVRAAKAEARIAAQQLAKARESIELQLSQSVLKVREADKRLVMATKNMEKAEENLRYANVGFREGVITASNVLEAQTAWLSARSAKIDAQIDVKLTELMLRKASGHLSPEEVVSE; this is encoded by the coding sequence ATGAAACGATTGATTATCGCAGGCGTTTTGGCATGCGCCTTGTGGCCGGTATACGGACAGAGAGTACTGAGCGTGAACGAATGCCGGCGCCTTGCACTCGAGCACAACAGAGATTTGGCCATAAGCCGCGAAAAGATAAATGCGGCCACCAATACTCGCAAAGCCGCTTTCACCAGCTACCTGCCCGAGCTCTCGGCCACCGGTACTTACCTGCACAACCAGAAGGAAGTATCGCTATTGAGCGACGAGCAGAAGCACAAGCTCCAGAACCTCGGCACCGACCTTGTCACAGCCATAGGGCAGAATCCCTACATCACGACGGCTATTCAGTCCATCCTTGCCCAGCATCCCGATTTGGCTCCCCTTATCGGATCCATGATGCCGCAGATAGCTGCCCAAACGAGTCAGGGGCTTAACGCCTTCGGTACACACCTCGTCGATGCCGTGCGCACCGATACCCGCAATGTCTATGCCGGTGTGCTGACCCTGACCCAACCGCTGTATGTAGGCGGCAAGATATATGCCTACAACCGCATCACGCGCTATGCCGAAGAGATAGCACACTGGCAGCACAAGACCGGACAGCAGGATGTGATCCTCGCTACCGACCAGGCCTATTGGCAAGTGGTTTCTTTGGCCAATAAGCACCGCCTTGCCGAGAGCTATCTGGAGTTGCTGACGAAGCTCGACAACGATGTCCAGAAGCTCATCAAGGAGGGATTGGCTACCCGTGCCGACGGTCTCAACGTATCGGTAAAGGTGAACGAAGCGGAGATGACGCTCGCTAAGGTAGAGGATGGGCTTAGCCTCTCGCGCATGCTTCTGTGCCAAACGATAGGACTGCCCCTCGACGAGAAGATCACCCTCGCAGACGAAGGGCAAGAGGAGTTGCCGACGGCCATCGTTCCGGCAGAGACCGACCTGCAATACACCCTCGACAACCGTCCCGAACTCAAGAGTCTCGCCCTGTTAGAGCAAATCTCCAAACAGAAGATACGGCTTACACGATCGGAATATCTGCCATCGCTCGCCTTCGTTGCCAACTATTTAGTGACTAATCCGTCCTCTTTCAATGGCTTCGAGAATAAATTCGGAGGTATGTGGAATGTGGGTGTGATGCTCAAAGTTCCTATCTGGCACTGGGGGCAGGGCACGCATAAGGTAAGAGCGGCCAAAGCCGAGGCACGCATCGCAGCCCAACAGCTTGCCAAAGCGCGCGAAAGCATCGAGCTGCAGCTTTCCCAAAGCGTCCTGAAAGTACGGGAGGCAGACAAACGACTTGTCATGGCCACGAAGAACATGGAGAAAGCCGAAGAGAACCTGCGCTATGCCAATGTAGGTTTCCGCGAAGGCGTAATAACGGCCTCAAACGTACTGGAAGCTCAGACGGCATGGTTGTCGGCCCGGTCTGCAAAGATCGATGCACAGATCGACGTGAAACTGACCGAACTGATGCTGCGCAAGGCTTCGGGACACCTCTCCCCGGAAGAAGTCGTTTCGGAATGA
- the mutS gene encoding DNA mismatch repair protein MutS: MAKPVVETPLMRQYFQIKQKHPDAILLFRVGDFYETFSEDAIVASEILGITLTRRANGAAQFVELAGFPHHALDTYLPKLVRAGKRVAICDQLEDPKKTKTLVKRGITELVTPGVSTNDNVLSHKENNFLAAVSCDKEVFGISLLDISTGEFMAGQGNADYVEKLLTNYRPKEILVERSERSRFNDLFHWSGFIFDMEDWAFSSENNRLRVLKHFDLKSLKGFGLEELSMAVTAAGAVLNYLDLTQHHQLQHITSLSRLDENRYVRLDKFTVRSLELLSPMNEGGKSLLDIIDHTITPMGARRMRQWIVFPLKDPARIQARQRVVEFFFRHPEERAIIAEHLTEIGDLERLVTKGAMGRISPREMVQLRIALQALEPIKEVCTQADEENLRTLGGKLELCKELRDKILREVMPDAPAALGRGPVIAHGVDATLDELRALAYSGKDYLIKLQQQEIERTGIPSLKVAYNNVFGYYIEVRNTHKDKVPAEWIRKQTLVSAERYITEELKEYEAKILGAEEKIAALEGQLYALLVAELQRYVAPLQQDSQAVASLDCLLSFAESARRYRFICPVVDESFTIDIKAGRHPVIEQQLPADEPYIANDIYLDTDRQQVIIVTGPNMSGKSALLRQTALISLMAQIGSFVPAESARIGMVDSIFTRVGASDNISMGESTFMVEMQEASNILNNLTPRSLVLFDELGRGTSTYDGISIAWSIVEYIHDNPKAHPRTLFATHYHELNELEGQLDRVHNFNVSAREVDGKMLFLRKLEPGGSAHSFGIQVARLGGMPHHIVQRATDILHRLEQERERIEGEEPKTKDTKRGPSEKVKNASPTLPRDEKGRSIDGYQLSFFQLDDPVLSQIREEILDLNIDNLTPLEALNKLNDIKRILRGY; this comes from the coding sequence ATGGCAAAGCCTGTGGTAGAAACGCCTTTGATGCGCCAATACTTTCAGATCAAGCAAAAACACCCTGATGCTATCCTGCTCTTCAGGGTGGGAGATTTCTACGAAACATTTTCGGAGGATGCCATCGTGGCTTCCGAGATCCTGGGGATAACGCTGACACGGCGTGCCAACGGAGCTGCCCAGTTTGTCGAATTGGCCGGCTTTCCTCATCATGCGTTGGATACCTATCTGCCCAAATTGGTACGAGCCGGCAAGCGCGTGGCCATATGCGACCAACTGGAAGATCCGAAAAAGACCAAAACGCTGGTCAAACGCGGTATTACCGAACTGGTCACTCCCGGCGTATCAACCAACGACAATGTACTCTCTCATAAGGAGAACAATTTCCTTGCAGCCGTCTCCTGCGACAAAGAGGTCTTCGGTATTTCTCTTCTGGACATATCCACCGGCGAATTTATGGCCGGACAAGGCAATGCCGACTATGTGGAAAAACTCCTGACCAACTACCGCCCGAAGGAAATCCTCGTGGAACGGTCGGAGCGGTCTCGCTTCAACGACCTCTTCCACTGGAGCGGATTTATCTTCGATATGGAAGACTGGGCTTTCTCCTCGGAGAACAATCGACTCCGCGTACTCAAGCACTTTGACCTGAAAAGCCTCAAAGGTTTCGGGCTGGAAGAGCTTTCGATGGCTGTAACGGCAGCCGGAGCCGTACTGAACTATCTCGATCTGACACAGCACCATCAGCTACAACACATCACATCGCTGAGCCGACTGGATGAAAACCGGTATGTACGCTTGGATAAGTTCACCGTCCGAAGCCTTGAATTGCTTAGCCCGATGAACGAGGGAGGCAAGAGTCTGCTCGACATCATCGACCATACGATAACGCCTATGGGAGCAAGGCGTATGCGACAGTGGATCGTATTCCCACTCAAAGACCCTGCACGCATACAAGCCCGACAGCGAGTGGTGGAGTTTTTCTTCCGACATCCTGAAGAGCGAGCCATCATTGCCGAACATCTGACAGAGATAGGCGACTTGGAACGTTTGGTGACGAAAGGCGCCATGGGACGCATTTCTCCGCGAGAAATGGTACAACTACGCATTGCCCTGCAGGCACTCGAACCGATCAAGGAAGTATGTACCCAAGCAGATGAAGAGAATCTGCGCACACTGGGGGGAAAGTTGGAGCTGTGCAAGGAACTACGCGACAAGATATTGCGTGAGGTGATGCCCGATGCTCCGGCCGCTCTCGGTCGCGGCCCCGTCATCGCACATGGCGTCGATGCCACGCTCGACGAACTGCGTGCACTGGCATACAGCGGCAAAGACTATCTGATCAAGCTACAGCAGCAGGAGATAGAGCGAACGGGAATACCCAGTCTCAAAGTAGCTTATAACAATGTGTTCGGCTACTATATCGAAGTCCGCAACACGCACAAGGACAAGGTACCGGCCGAGTGGATCCGCAAGCAAACACTCGTCAGTGCCGAACGGTATATTACGGAAGAGCTGAAAGAGTACGAAGCAAAAATACTCGGAGCCGAAGAGAAAATAGCAGCCCTCGAAGGACAGCTATACGCCTTGCTTGTAGCCGAACTGCAGCGATACGTGGCACCTCTCCAACAGGACAGTCAAGCGGTGGCTTCTCTGGATTGTCTCCTCTCCTTTGCCGAGTCGGCACGCCGCTACAGATTTATCTGCCCTGTAGTGGACGAGAGCTTTACCATCGACATCAAAGCGGGCCGCCACCCCGTCATCGAACAGCAGCTACCGGCCGATGAACCTTATATCGCCAACGATATTTATTTGGACACAGACCGCCAGCAAGTCATCATCGTCACCGGCCCCAATATGAGCGGCAAGTCCGCCCTGCTCAGGCAGACGGCCCTTATCTCTCTGATGGCACAGATAGGCTCTTTCGTTCCGGCCGAAAGTGCACGTATCGGCATGGTGGACAGCATTTTCACGCGGGTGGGAGCTTCGGACAACATCTCCATGGGCGAATCCACTTTCATGGTCGAAATGCAAGAGGCCTCCAATATCCTGAACAATCTCACGCCACGCAGTCTGGTACTGTTCGACGAATTAGGACGGGGTACCAGCACCTATGACGGTATCTCCATAGCCTGGTCTATCGTGGAGTACATCCATGACAATCCCAAGGCACACCCCCGGACTCTCTTCGCCACACATTATCACGAACTGAACGAGCTGGAAGGGCAACTCGATCGGGTACACAACTTCAATGTATCGGCTCGCGAAGTGGACGGCAAGATGCTCTTCCTTCGCAAATTGGAGCCGGGCGGCAGTGCACACAGCTTCGGTATTCAAGTAGCCCGTCTCGGCGGTATGCCACACCATATCGTACAGCGAGCCACGGACATCCTGCATCGTCTCGAACAAGAAAGGGAGAGAATAGAGGGAGAGGAGCCAAAAACCAAAGACACCAAACGAGGCCCTTCCGAAAAGGTGAAAAATGCGTCGCCCACACTTCCTCGGGACGAAAAAGGCAGGAGCATCGACGGTTATCAGCTTAGCTTCTTCCAGCTCGATGATCCCGTCTTGTCCCAAATCAGAGAGGAGATCCTCGATCTGAACATCGACAACCTCACCCCCTTGGAGGCTCTCAATAAGCTGAACGACATCAAACGAATCCTCCGCGGATACTGA
- a CDS encoding YebC/PmpR family DNA-binding transcriptional regulator gives MGRAFEYRKARKMKRWGNMARVFTKLGKEITIAAKEGGPDVETNPRLRILVQTAKKENMPKENVERAIKKATSKDYTDYKEMNYEGYGPYGIAIFVETATDNTTRTVANVRSYFNKHGGSLGTSGSLEFLFQHKCVFHIVKKDDMDLESLELELIDYGVDELEEDENEIILYGDFSENSNIQKYLEDAGYEIASAEFVRIPNDTKEVTAEQREQIEKLIERIEEDEDVQNVFHNMKEEEGEE, from the coding sequence ATGGGACGAGCATTTGAATATCGTAAAGCAAGGAAAATGAAACGCTGGGGCAATATGGCCCGCGTCTTCACCAAGTTAGGAAAGGAAATCACCATCGCTGCCAAAGAAGGCGGCCCCGACGTGGAGACCAATCCGCGTCTGCGTATCCTCGTGCAGACAGCCAAGAAGGAGAACATGCCGAAGGAGAACGTGGAACGCGCCATCAAAAAAGCTACCTCCAAGGATTATACCGACTACAAGGAGATGAACTATGAGGGCTATGGTCCTTACGGCATCGCGATCTTCGTGGAGACAGCTACGGACAATACCACACGTACCGTGGCCAATGTACGCAGCTACTTTAACAAACATGGCGGATCGCTCGGTACTTCCGGCAGCTTGGAATTCCTCTTCCAGCACAAATGCGTATTTCACATCGTCAAGAAAGACGATATGGATCTGGAAAGCCTTGAACTCGAACTGATAGACTACGGTGTGGACGAACTGGAAGAGGACGAAAACGAGATCATTCTCTACGGTGACTTTTCGGAGAACTCCAACATCCAGAAATATCTGGAAGATGCAGGCTATGAGATCGCTTCGGCCGAATTCGTCCGCATACCCAACGATACGAAAGAGGTAACCGCCGAGCAGCGCGAACAGATCGAGAAGCTCATCGAGCGAATCGAAGAAGACGAAGACGTGCAAAACGTCTTCCACAATATGAAGGAAGAGGAGGGCGAGGAGTAA